The Alkalibacter saccharofermentans DSM 14828 genomic sequence GCGCTTTTCCCGTGACCAAAGGGAGCATCCCACGTGAGCGAAGTGAACCTTTAACCATTGTCCCACCATGGTTTAACTATTATCCGGGAAATACATGTTAAACGGTCGTTGGGCAATCGGGAAACAGTTGGGAAACAATCGTATTGGTCGCTTTCTACTTTCCAACTGACCAACTTTCCAACTAACCAACTTTCTGCTTTCCACTTTCCGCTTTCCAAATGTCGCAAAGCTCCCTTGCTGCCTCTCCCACGTCGTTACATGCCAATATCGCCGAGATGACTGCTATTCCGGAGGCACCTGTCGCCTTAACAGCTGCAGCATTGCCCTTGTCGATGCCGCCGATTGCAACTACAGGAATATCCACGCTATCGCAGATTATTTCTAGGTCTTCCAGCTTCACCGCTTTTGTATCATTTTTGGAGCCTGTGGCAAACACGGCACCTACCCCCAGATAATCCGCTCCCTCTTTTTCCGCCTTGAGCGCCTCTTCCAGATTGGATACGGAAACCCCTATTATCTTCTTTTCTCCGAGTATCTCTCTGGCTTTTCTTATCTCTTCATCTCCTTGACCTATGTGGACTCCGTCGGCATCAAATTCGACAGCCGCCCAAACGTCGTCGTTTATCACAAATGGGACATCGAATCTTTCGCAGATCTTTTTTATCTTAATTGCATCCTCTTTATATATTTCCCGGGAAATACCTTTTTCTCTCAGCTGCACGAAATCCACTCCACTTTCCAAGGCTGATTCTACACAGCCACAGAGCTGTCTTCCATCCAGCCATCTTCTGTCTGTAACTAAATAAACTCCCAGTTTATCCTTTGAATCTTTCAATCTTAATCCCTTCTTTCAACACCTGATCATCCATAAGGCTCACCATATCCATCAAAGACACGCGGAAGCTACCTGTACCCATTCCTTTAGAATATCCTAGTTCACCGGCAAGTCCCATGGTTGCCACCGCCGCGGATACAGTCTTTGCATTTACAGGGTTTGATGCTATGAATCCTCCAGTGAGGGATGATAGCATGCATCCTGTACCTGTTATCTTTGCCATGCTTTCCACGCCATTTTTTACTACGTACGTTTCCATGCCGTCACTTACAACATCCTCTTTCCCTGTAACTG encodes the following:
- the thiE gene encoding thiamine phosphate synthase — protein: MKDSKDKLGVYLVTDRRWLDGRQLCGCVESALESGVDFVQLREKGISREIYKEDAIKIKKICERFDVPFVINDDVWAAVEFDADGVHIGQGDEEIRKAREILGEKKIIGVSVSNLEEALKAEKEGADYLGVGAVFATGSKNDTKAVKLEDLEIICDSVDIPVVAIGGIDKGNAAAVKATGASGIAVISAILACNDVGEAARELCDIWKAESGKQKVG